A window from Lampris incognitus isolate fLamInc1 chromosome 5, fLamInc1.hap2, whole genome shotgun sequence encodes these proteins:
- the tbck gene encoding TBC domain-containing protein kinase-like protein isoform X2, which produces MRPLKDAQLGASTFFASALPHDVCGSNGLPLTPNSIKILGRFQILKTITHPRLCQYVDISRGKHERLVVVAEHYESSLSIFPNQGKTASPEKVLQMAYEVLEGLEFMNKHGMVHRTLSAHNVLMDCKGNIKLAKFGLYHMTDHGADVDFPVGYPSYLAPEVIAQGSFHPSDPSHDQIPLPSGPKTDVWSLGVLLFEMCAGRRLLQNIDISERLKFILTLGCMDEIVTVLAEEHGCLDIIKELPDNVLELLRKCLTFLPSKRPTPAELLGDPVFQGISCLYTLYQKPVSLFSSSLRCAHLELPEDISDLCKDEGEDYLSERAIDEVYHLWCLAGGDLEKELTNKEIIQSKPPVCTLPNFLLEDGESFGQGRDRSFLLDDTTVTLSLCQLRNRLKDVAGEAYYPLLEDEQSSMPQSTSSNELSATITLPLIIRERDTEYQLIRIILFDRLLKAYPYKKNLVWKEARVDIPPLRRGLVWAALLGIEGDIQAKYDSIDKDTPIPTDRQIEVDIPRCHQYDELLSSPQGHIKFRRVLKAWVVSHPDLVYWQGLDSLCAPFLYLNFNNEALAYACMSSFIPKYLYNFFLKDNSHVIQEYLTVFSQMIAFHDPELSNHLNEIGFIPDLYAIPWFLTMFTHVFPLHKIFHLWDTLLLGNSSFPFCIGVAILQQLRDRLLANGFNECILLFSDLPGAGCKSVGGHFSQWQTEESILARKAYSFTTALAII; this is translated from the exons ATGCGGCCCCTTAAGGATGCACAACTTGGCGCTTCTACCTTTTTTGCCTCTGCTCTGCCCCATGATGTCTGCGGGAGCAATGGCCTGCCCCTCACTCCAAACTCCATCAAGATCCTGGGACGCTTTCAGATCTTGAAAACTATTACTCACCCCCGACTTTGCCAGTATGTGGACATCTCCAGAGGGAAGCACG AACGGCTGGTTGTTGTCGCTGAACACTATGAGAGCAGTTTAAGTATTTTCCCAAATCAGGGAAAAACAGCCAG CCCGGAGAAGGTTCTGCAGATGGCCTATGAAGTCCTTGAAGGGCTGGAGTTCATGAACAAGCATGGTATGGTGCACAGAACCCTTAGTGCACACAATGTCCTCATGGATTGTAAG GGTAATATCAAACTGGCAAAGTTTGGCCTGTATCACATGACTGACCATGGTGCTGATGTGGACTTTCCTGTTGG GTATCCATCATACCTGGCACCGGAGGTGATTGCCCAGGGGTCATTCCACCCCAGCGACCCTTCCCATGATCAGATTCCTTTGCCCTCCGGGCCCAAGACCGACGTTTGGTCTCTCGGGGTTCTGCTGTTTGAGATGTGTGCA GGCAGACGATTACTGCAGAATATTGATATAAGTGAGAGACTGAAATTCATCTTGACCTTGG GTTGCATGGACGAAATTGTCACTGTCCTTGCTGAGGAGCATGGCTGCCTAGATATTATCAAG GAGCTCCCAGATAATGTTTTGGAGTTATTAAGGAAATGCTTGACCTTTCTTCCCTCCAAAAG GCCTACCCCTGCAGAGCTGCTGGGGGACCCAGTGTTTCAAGGGATCTCATGCCTTTATACCCTCTACCAGAAGCCTGTtagcctcttctcctcttccctccgCTGTGCGCATTTAGAGCTCCCAGAGGACATCAGTGACCTCTGCAAAG ATGAAGGTGAAGACTACCTATCGGAGCGGGCCATAGATGAGGTGTATCATCTGTGGTGTCTGGCAGGGGGAGACCTGGAGAAGGAGTTGACCAACAAGGAGATCATCCAGTCAAAACCTCCAGTCTGCACGTTGCCcaa TTTTTTGCTTGAGGATGGTGAGTCATTTGGCCAGGGCAGAGATCGGAGCTTCTTGCTAGATGACACAACAGTCACACTGTCCCTCTGCCAGCTCAGAAAT AGACTGAAAGATGTGGCGGGAGAAGCCTATTACCCCCTATTAGAGGATGA ACAGTCAAGTATGCCACAGTCAACCAGTAGCAATGAGCTGTCTGCCACCATCACGCTACCGCTCATCATCCGTGAGAGGGACACAGAGTACCAACTCATCCGCATAATCCTCTTTGACAGGCTGCTGAAG GCCTATCCTTACAAAAAGAACCTAGTGTGGAAGGAGGCCAGAGTGGATATCCCACCACTGAGACGAGGCCTGGTATGGGCTGCACTGCTCGGCATCGAG GGGGACATTCAAGCCAAGTACGACAGCATTGACAAGGACACTCCTATACCAACTGACAGACAG ATTGAGGTGGATATCCCGCGCTGTCACCAGTATGATGAGTTGCTGTCGTCTCCTCAGGGCCACATCAAATTCAGGCGTGTGCTGAAAGCCTGGGTGGTCTCGCATCCTGACTTGGTCTATTGGCAGG GTTTGGATTCACTATGTGCCCCTTTCCTCTACCTAAACTTCAACAATGAAG CACTGGCATATGCCTGTATGTCTTCCTTTATCCCCAAATACCTGTATAACTTTTTCCTAAAGGACAACTCTCATGTCATCCAAG AGTACTTGACTGTCTTCTCCCAGATGATTGCCTTCCATGACCCGGAGCTAAGCAACCACCTCAATGAGATTGGCTTCATCCCAGAT CTCTATGCTATTCCCTGGTTCCTGACAATGTTTACAC ATGTGTTTCCACTACACAAGATCTTCCACCTGTGGGACACGCTGCTGCTGGGCAACTCCTCTTTCCCCTTCTGTATCGGCGTGGCCATATTACAGCAGCTCAGGGACCGCCTGCTGGCTAATGGCTTCAACGAGTGCATCCTACTCTTCTCTGACCTGCCAG GTGCGGGGTGTAAGAGTGTGGGAGGACACTTCTCACAATGGCAGACAGAGGAAAGCATCCTCGCCAGAAAAGCATACTCGTTTACAACTGCTCTTGCCATCATATAA